One Micromonospora craniellae genomic region harbors:
- a CDS encoding NAD kinase: protein MTRTALLVTHTGRRRSTEHARTVAADLIGAGFEVRVVAEEAEDLDLPGAVPVTGLEAAEGAEIVFALGGDGTFLRAAELARPAKVPLLGINLGKVGFLAEAEIDDLDLAVRDVVGRNYSVDERLTLDVTAEFEGGPTIESWALNEISVEKGERAQMLELLVDVDGRPLSRYGCDGVVCATPTGSTAYAFSGGGPVVWPEVEALLLVPISAHALFSRPLVTAPTSTFSITVDPFTTLAVLCCDGRRVYDLPPGARVTVRRGALPVRIVRLRDRSFTDRLVAKFDLPVHGWRGNRR, encoded by the coding sequence GTGACCCGTACCGCTCTGCTGGTGACTCACACGGGCCGTCGGCGTAGTACGGAACACGCGCGTACGGTGGCCGCCGATCTGATCGGCGCGGGCTTCGAGGTGCGGGTGGTGGCCGAGGAGGCGGAGGATCTGGATCTGCCGGGCGCGGTGCCGGTGACCGGGCTCGAGGCGGCCGAGGGTGCCGAGATCGTCTTTGCGCTCGGTGGGGACGGTACGTTCCTGCGCGCGGCCGAGTTGGCGCGGCCGGCGAAGGTGCCGCTGCTCGGTATCAACCTGGGCAAGGTCGGTTTCCTGGCCGAGGCGGAGATCGACGACCTGGATCTCGCGGTGCGTGACGTGGTGGGCCGCAACTACAGCGTCGACGAACGGTTGACGCTGGATGTCACCGCCGAGTTCGAGGGCGGGCCGACGATCGAGTCGTGGGCGCTCAACGAGATCAGTGTCGAAAAGGGCGAGCGGGCCCAGATGCTGGAGTTGCTGGTCGACGTGGACGGTCGACCGTTGTCCCGGTACGGGTGTGACGGGGTGGTGTGTGCCACGCCGACCGGTTCCACGGCGTACGCCTTCTCGGGTGGTGGGCCGGTGGTCTGGCCGGAGGTGGAGGCGCTGCTGCTGGTGCCGATCAGCGCGCACGCGTTGTTCAGTCGGCCGCTGGTGACCGCGCCCACCTCGACGTTTTCGATCACCGTGGATCCGTTCACCACGTTGGCGGTGCTCTGCTGTGACGGGCGGCGGGTCTATGATCTGCCGCCGGGCGCCCGGGTCACGGTGCGTCGTGGTGCCCTGCCGGTGCGGATCGTGCGGCTGCGGGACCGGTCGTTCACCGACCGGTTGGTGGCCAAGTTCGATCTGCCGGTGCACGGTTGGCGGGGCAACCGTCGCTGA
- a CDS encoding TlyA family RNA methyltransferase encodes MARRNRLDAELVRRGLARSREQAAALVEAGRVQMRGMVARKAAAMVDPADPLVVTGADPTSEYVSRGGHKLAGALAAFASGGLTVTGQRCLDAGASTGGFTDVLLRAGAAEVVAVDVGYGQLAWSLRTDERVRVLERTNVRTLTAEVIGGQVDLTVADLSFISLRLVLPALTGCTAADGDLALMVKPQFEVGRERVGAGGVVRDPALRAEAVLDVAASAATLGLGLADLAASPLPGPSGNVEFFVWLRRDAPPADPERVRAVVAAGPGAPAVAGDARDEVTREAAG; translated from the coding sequence ATGGCACGTCGTAACCGGTTGGACGCCGAACTCGTCCGCCGTGGTCTGGCCCGGTCGCGGGAGCAGGCCGCCGCGTTGGTGGAGGCCGGCCGGGTCCAGATGCGGGGGATGGTGGCCCGCAAGGCCGCCGCGATGGTCGATCCCGCCGATCCGCTGGTGGTCACCGGCGCCGATCCCACCTCCGAGTACGTCTCCCGGGGTGGACACAAACTGGCCGGTGCGCTCGCCGCGTTCGCGTCCGGTGGGCTGACCGTGACGGGCCAGCGGTGCCTGGACGCCGGGGCGTCCACCGGCGGCTTCACCGATGTGCTGCTGCGGGCGGGCGCGGCCGAGGTGGTCGCGGTCGACGTCGGCTACGGCCAGCTCGCCTGGTCGCTGCGGACCGACGAGCGGGTACGGGTCCTGGAGCGGACGAACGTCCGGACGCTGACCGCCGAGGTGATCGGTGGGCAGGTCGACCTGACGGTGGCCGACCTGTCGTTCATCTCGCTGCGGCTGGTGCTGCCCGCGTTGACCGGCTGTACGGCCGCTGACGGTGACCTGGCGTTGATGGTCAAGCCGCAGTTCGAGGTGGGCCGGGAGCGGGTGGGTGCCGGTGGGGTGGTGCGGGATCCGGCCCTGCGCGCGGAGGCGGTGCTCGATGTCGCGGCGTCCGCTGCGACGTTGGGGCTGGGGTTGGCGGACCTGGCGGCCAGCCCGCTGCCCGGGCCGAGCGGCAACGTGGAGTTCTTCGTATGGTTACGCCGGGACGCGCCACCGGCCGATCCGGAACGGGTACGGGCCGTGGTGGCGGCCGGGCCCGGTGCTCCGGCGGTCGCCGGTGACGCGCGTGACGAGGTGACGAGGGAGGCGGCCGGGTGA
- a CDS encoding SCP2 sterol-binding domain-containing protein, which produces MATVDECRQALQDLAARLEHNAETVREHVDLDRTLACRVSDLETAFHGRLTGGRLIGLTDGDDPKAKIAMTTTSDDLIALVRGDLDVTRAVASRRVSVKANPFDLMKLRKLL; this is translated from the coding sequence GTGGCCACCGTGGACGAGTGTCGGCAGGCGTTGCAGGATCTGGCCGCCCGGCTGGAACACAACGCGGAGACCGTCCGCGAGCACGTCGACCTCGACCGCACCCTGGCCTGCCGGGTCAGCGACCTGGAGACCGCCTTCCACGGTCGGCTCACCGGCGGGCGCCTGATCGGGCTCACCGACGGCGACGACCCCAAGGCGAAGATCGCCATGACCACCACCAGCGACGACCTGATCGCCCTGGTACGCGGCGACCTCGACGTGACCCGCGCGGTGGCCAGCCGACGCGTCTCCGTCAAGGCCAACCCGTTCGACCTGATGAAACTGCGCAAGCTGCTCTGA
- a CDS encoding HAD-IIA family hydrolase gives MSGDGERLVDGYALVVFDLDGVIYLIDRPIPGAVEAVARLHGEGRAVAYATNNASRRPADVADLLTGMGVPARPDEVLTSAAAAAQLLGERLPAGAPVLVVGAEALRSEIREVGLTPVSGADDSPVAVIQGYGPQVGWMDLAEAAVAVRGGAAWIVTNTDRTLPSGRGPLPGNGSLVAALATALDRQPDEVVGKPSPELFATAARRAGEGRSLVVGDRLDTDIEGANRAGLDSLLVLTGVSDVPELLVAPPHRRPTAVAWDLTGLFEPSAVVRVPAGGAEHGGWRVTTGADGWELSGAGGPLDALAALCAVAWERRPVGVPRAGSPEAATALEALGLAG, from the coding sequence ATGAGCGGTGACGGGGAGCGGCTGGTCGACGGGTACGCCCTGGTCGTCTTCGACCTGGACGGGGTGATCTATCTGATCGACCGGCCGATCCCCGGTGCGGTCGAGGCGGTCGCCCGGCTGCACGGCGAGGGCCGGGCGGTGGCGTACGCGACGAACAACGCCTCGCGCCGGCCGGCCGATGTGGCCGACCTGCTCACCGGGATGGGCGTTCCGGCCCGGCCGGACGAGGTGCTGACCAGCGCGGCTGCCGCCGCCCAGTTGCTGGGGGAGCGGCTGCCGGCCGGTGCGCCGGTGCTGGTGGTCGGTGCCGAGGCGCTGCGGTCCGAGATCCGTGAGGTGGGTCTGACGCCGGTCTCCGGTGCCGATGATTCGCCGGTTGCGGTGATTCAGGGCTACGGCCCGCAGGTCGGCTGGATGGACCTGGCCGAGGCGGCGGTGGCGGTGCGTGGTGGTGCCGCGTGGATCGTCACCAACACGGATCGGACCCTGCCCAGTGGGCGGGGGCCGCTGCCGGGCAACGGTTCGTTGGTCGCCGCGTTGGCGACCGCATTGGATCGGCAGCCCGACGAGGTGGTGGGCAAGCCGTCGCCGGAGTTGTTCGCCACTGCCGCGCGGCGGGCGGGCGAGGGCCGCTCGCTGGTGGTCGGTGACCGTCTCGACACCGACATCGAGGGTGCCAACCGGGCGGGTCTGGACAGCCTGCTGGTGCTCACCGGTGTCAGTGACGTGCCCGAGTTGCTCGTGGCGCCGCCGCACCGTCGGCCGACGGCCGTGGCGTGGGATCTGACCGGGCTGTTCGAGCCCTCCGCAGTGGTGCGGGTGCCGGCGGGCGGTGCGGAGCACGGCGGCTGGCGCGTCACGACCGGCGCGGACGGGTGGGAGCTGTCCGGCGCGGGTGGGCCGTTGGATGCGCTTGCGGCGCTCTGTGCCGTGGCGTGGGAGAGGCGGCCGGTGGGTGTGCCGCGCGCGGGTTCGCCGGAGGCGGCGACGGCGCTGGAGGCCCTCGGCCTGGCCGGCTGA
- a CDS encoding Replicase polyprotein 1ab: protein MARHLVATGQLIDEDPAEALAHAMAARRLASRIAAVREAVGLAAYHAGEWQTAIAELRTYHRMRGVQSHLAVLADCERALGRPERAIDLFRGAEQEKLEDAVAIELLIVAAGARGDLGQRDAAVAMLQVPELTTDTAQPWTARLRYAYADALLAVDRRAEAREWFSRAAEVDAESETDAAERLLELDGVVIEGDDEDEVTEELVAGPGAPGAVPARPDSELTGDDRDEDDDRAEDARGVDAGIAPDAAEVPIADEAPAEEPPARVDDQATEKAGAVEASSGTAASGVGESSTDGERSGETERR, encoded by the coding sequence GTGGCCCGGCATCTCGTGGCGACCGGGCAGCTGATCGACGAGGACCCTGCCGAGGCGCTCGCCCACGCGATGGCCGCCCGTCGGTTGGCGTCCCGGATCGCGGCGGTGCGCGAGGCGGTCGGCCTGGCCGCGTACCACGCGGGTGAATGGCAGACGGCGATCGCGGAGCTGCGGACGTACCACCGGATGAGGGGTGTGCAGAGTCACCTCGCGGTCCTCGCGGACTGTGAGCGGGCGCTGGGCCGGCCTGAGCGGGCCATCGACCTGTTCCGTGGTGCGGAACAGGAGAAGCTGGAGGATGCGGTCGCCATCGAGCTGCTGATCGTGGCCGCCGGTGCGCGGGGCGATCTCGGGCAGCGGGACGCGGCCGTGGCCATGCTCCAGGTGCCCGAGCTGACCACCGACACGGCTCAGCCGTGGACGGCCCGGTTGCGGTACGCGTACGCGGACGCGCTGCTGGCGGTGGACCGTCGGGCGGAGGCCCGGGAGTGGTTCTCCCGCGCGGCAGAGGTCGATGCCGAGTCGGAGACCGACGCGGCGGAGCGGCTGCTCGAACTCGACGGCGTGGTCATCGAGGGCGACGATGAGGACGAGGTCACCGAGGAACTGGTCGCCGGCCCGGGCGCTCCGGGTGCGGTACCGGCCCGGCCGGACAGCGAGCTGACCGGGGACGACCGCGACGAGGACGACGACCGTGCCGAGGACGCCCGTGGCGTCGATGCCGGGATCGCTCCCGATGCTGCCGAGGTCCCGATCGCGGACGAGGCCCCGGCCGAGGAGCCGCCGGCCCGAGTCGACGACCAGGCCACGGAAAAGGCAGGTGCCGTGGAGGCATCGTCCGGGACAGCGGCGAGCGGCGTCGGCGAGTCGTCGACGGATGGCGAGCGGTCCGGGGAGACCGAGCGGCGATGA
- the tyrS gene encoding tyrosine--tRNA ligase: MTDSSLPPARRDSLTDDLRWRGLIQDSTDPDELRALLDGSGAAFYVGFDPTAPSLHAGHLMQVTTARRLQLAGHRPLLLVGGATGQIGDPKESAERTLNAPEVVAGWVRRIRDQLAPFVSYTGDNAAELVNNLDWTGEMSVVEFLRDVGKHFPVNKMLAREVVRARLESGISFTEFSYQLLQANDFFELHRRHGCQLQFGGSDQWGNITAGVDYVRRRGMGPVQAFTTPLVTRSDGTKFGKTEGGAVWLDPEMTSPYAFYQFWINVDDRDIGRYLRYFSFRSREELEALEKESAERPAGRAAQRALAEELTTLVHGEREMAQVVAASQALFGRGSLADLTPVTLRAALTEAGLVRLGELPDVATLLKESGLVPSMKEARRVIAEGGAYLNNERVTEVDAVPTAQDLLHGRYLVLRRGKRSFAGVELES, from the coding sequence GTGACCGACAGCAGCCTCCCGCCGGCCCGGCGGGACTCACTGACCGATGACCTGCGGTGGCGCGGCCTGATCCAGGACTCCACCGACCCCGACGAGCTGCGCGCGTTGCTCGACGGCAGCGGGGCCGCGTTCTATGTCGGCTTCGACCCGACCGCGCCGAGCCTGCACGCCGGCCACCTCATGCAGGTCACCACCGCCCGTCGCCTCCAGCTCGCCGGGCACCGGCCGCTGCTGCTGGTCGGCGGCGCGACCGGGCAGATCGGTGACCCGAAGGAGAGCGCCGAGCGCACCCTCAACGCCCCCGAGGTGGTGGCCGGATGGGTACGCCGCATCCGCGACCAGCTCGCCCCGTTCGTCTCGTACACCGGGGACAACGCCGCCGAGCTGGTCAACAACCTGGACTGGACCGGCGAGATGTCGGTGGTCGAGTTCCTCCGGGACGTCGGCAAGCACTTCCCGGTGAACAAGATGCTGGCCCGCGAGGTGGTACGCGCCCGGCTGGAGAGCGGGATCAGCTTCACCGAGTTCAGCTACCAACTCCTCCAGGCCAACGACTTCTTCGAGCTGCACCGCCGACACGGCTGTCAGCTCCAGTTCGGCGGCTCGGACCAGTGGGGCAACATCACCGCGGGCGTGGACTACGTCCGCCGCCGCGGGATGGGCCCGGTCCAGGCCTTCACCACCCCGCTGGTCACCAGGTCGGACGGTACGAAGTTCGGCAAGACCGAGGGCGGCGCGGTCTGGCTCGACCCGGAGATGACCAGCCCGTACGCCTTCTACCAGTTCTGGATCAACGTCGACGACCGGGACATCGGCCGCTACCTGCGCTACTTCAGCTTCCGCTCCCGTGAGGAGTTGGAGGCGCTGGAGAAGGAGAGCGCGGAGCGACCGGCGGGCCGGGCGGCGCAACGTGCCCTGGCCGAGGAGTTGACCACCCTGGTCCACGGCGAACGCGAGATGGCGCAGGTGGTCGCCGCCAGCCAAGCCCTGTTCGGCCGGGGGTCGCTGGCCGACCTGACGCCGGTCACGCTGCGCGCCGCGCTCACCGAAGCCGGCCTGGTACGCCTCGGTGAGCTACCGGACGTGGCCACCCTGCTCAAGGAGTCCGGGCTGGTGCCGAGCATGAAGGAGGCCCGGCGGGTGATCGCCGAGGGTGGCGCCTACCTCAACAACGAGCGGGTGACCGAGGTCGACGCCGTACCGACGGCGCAGGACCTGCTGCACGGCCGGTACCTGGTGCTGCGTCGGGGCAAGCGCTCCTTCGCCGGCGTCGAGTTGGAGAGCTGA
- a CDS encoding PaaI family thioesterase, whose protein sequence is MEFPDVSSGFVGLLGLEFDEISGDRVTIRWRVRPELHQPYGLQHGGVYCAVVETAASVGGGVWLGDRGQVVGVSNQTDFLRAVRDGELTAVGTPVHRGRSQQLWQVEITDADGRLVARGQVRLQNLHPNA, encoded by the coding sequence TTGGAGTTCCCGGACGTGTCGAGCGGCTTCGTCGGGCTGCTCGGGCTGGAGTTCGACGAGATCAGCGGCGACCGGGTGACGATCCGCTGGCGGGTACGCCCGGAGCTGCACCAGCCGTACGGGCTCCAGCACGGCGGGGTCTACTGCGCGGTGGTGGAGACGGCGGCCAGCGTGGGCGGCGGTGTGTGGCTGGGTGACCGGGGACAGGTGGTCGGTGTGTCGAATCAGACGGACTTCCTGCGGGCGGTGCGCGACGGCGAGTTGACCGCGGTGGGCACTCCGGTGCACCGGGGGCGCAGCCAGCAGCTCTGGCAGGTGGAGATCACCGACGCGGACGGCCGGCTGGTGGCGCGCGGCCAGGTGCGCCTGCAGAACCTCCACCCGAACGCCTGA
- a CDS encoding NRAMP family divalent metal transporter yields the protein MKKLLAATLGILSAVGGFVDIGDLVAAGQAGARFGMAHTWVLLVGVVAICAYAEMAGRIAAVTGRAVFDLVRERLGARVALVNLVASYLVTVITLAAELGGVALALRLATGVPYLVWVPIAGAAVWLVLWRMRFPLMERVFGLAGLTLVVFAVALFWLPTDWAELGRSAVTPSDSGQGWGAYWFVAVALFASTVSPYEVFFFSSGGVEERWGAADLADARFSVLVGFPIGGFLALSLIATAAVVLRPAGVTVSSLNEVAHPVVLAFGTVGLAVAALAFFAVTFGAALETGLSAAYAAAQYFGWQWGKRVSPREAARFHTVLLVSVLLGVLLLLTAIDPVTLTEYMLIISAVALPLTYLPILVVANDRTYLGDRVNGRTLNLLGAVILLVIVSAAVAAVPLAVGTRMGQ from the coding sequence GTGAAGAAGTTGCTCGCCGCCACGCTCGGCATCCTGTCTGCGGTCGGTGGCTTCGTGGACATCGGCGACCTGGTCGCGGCCGGGCAGGCCGGTGCGCGGTTCGGCATGGCGCACACCTGGGTGCTGCTGGTCGGGGTGGTGGCCATCTGCGCGTACGCCGAGATGGCCGGGCGGATCGCGGCGGTGACGGGTCGGGCGGTCTTCGACCTCGTCCGGGAACGGCTCGGCGCACGGGTGGCCCTGGTCAACCTGGTGGCGTCGTACCTGGTCACGGTGATCACGCTGGCCGCCGAGCTGGGCGGTGTGGCACTGGCGTTGCGGCTGGCCACCGGGGTGCCGTACCTGGTCTGGGTGCCGATCGCCGGGGCCGCCGTCTGGCTGGTGCTGTGGCGGATGCGCTTCCCGCTGATGGAGCGGGTGTTCGGACTCGCCGGGCTGACCCTGGTGGTCTTCGCCGTGGCGCTGTTCTGGCTGCCCACCGACTGGGCGGAACTCGGCCGCAGCGCGGTGACCCCGAGCGACTCCGGGCAGGGCTGGGGTGCGTACTGGTTCGTGGCGGTGGCGTTGTTCGCCTCCACGGTCAGCCCGTACGAGGTGTTCTTCTTCTCCTCCGGCGGGGTGGAGGAACGCTGGGGCGCCGCCGACCTGGCCGACGCCCGGTTCAGCGTGCTCGTCGGGTTCCCGATCGGCGGGTTCCTCGCGTTGTCGCTGATCGCCACCGCCGCCGTGGTGCTGCGCCCGGCCGGAGTGACGGTGAGCAGCCTGAACGAGGTCGCCCACCCGGTCGTGCTGGCCTTCGGCACGGTCGGACTGGCGGTGGCGGCGCTGGCGTTCTTCGCGGTCACCTTCGGCGCCGCGCTGGAGACCGGGCTGTCCGCCGCGTACGCGGCTGCGCAGTACTTCGGATGGCAGTGGGGCAAGCGGGTCAGCCCGCGCGAGGCGGCCCGGTTCCACACCGTGCTGCTGGTCAGCGTGCTGCTCGGGGTCCTGCTGCTGCTCACCGCGATCGACCCGGTGACGCTGACCGAGTACATGCTGATCATCAGCGCGGTGGCGTTGCCGCTGACGTACCTGCCGATCCTGGTGGTCGCCAACGACCGCACGTACCTCGGTGACCGGGTCAACGGGCGGACTCTCAACCTGCTCGGCGCGGTGATCCTGCTGGTCATCGTCTCGGCGGCGGTCGCCGCCGTACCGCTGGCCGTGGGCACGAGGATGGGACAGTGA
- a CDS encoding PRC-barrel domain containing protein yields MRAGELLGRTAYDEHGRRLGRVVELVVRGGPDGLLRLTDLVVTRHWYGRVSGRLIGPEQHPSGPWAIRAVARRLGRSTVQVPLHRVRLDPPLPGPSGDDVPPD; encoded by the coding sequence GTGCGAGCGGGTGAGCTGCTCGGCCGGACCGCGTACGACGAGCACGGCCGGCGACTGGGTCGGGTGGTCGAACTGGTGGTGCGGGGTGGCCCGGACGGGCTGCTGCGGTTGACCGACCTGGTGGTCACCCGGCACTGGTACGGCAGGGTGAGCGGGCGGCTGATCGGGCCGGAGCAGCACCCGTCCGGCCCGTGGGCGATCCGTGCAGTGGCCCGACGGCTCGGTCGCAGCACCGTCCAGGTGCCGCTGCACCGGGTGCGGCTGGATCCGCCGCTGCCGGGGCCGTCCGGCGACGACGTGCCTCCGGACTGA
- a CDS encoding hemolysin family protein encodes MQSYWSQLALVGVLIVINAIFAGSELALVSLRDSQVQRLERTGRAGRVLARLARDPNRFLATIQIGITLAGFLASAAAAVSLARPLVPLLDDIFGRAAEMVAVVLVTLVLTFVTLVFGELAPKRIAMQVPERWALLVARPLDLLATLTRPVVWVLGATSDLVVRLFGLDPKPEPDEISPDELRDIVSGHHGFTKEQQTIIAGAVEIADRRLRAVLVPRLRVFCLDSGTTAEDARLVLAASGHSRAPVVRHGGLDEAVGVIHLRDLVGVRDDRPVDEYVRPPMLLPDSVPVVDALRQFKAERQHMALVVDERGAVDGIVTLEDILEEIVGEIYDETDRDVYEVRTEADGALLLPGTFPVHDLPDIAVELPGRPDGDYTTIAGLVLAALGRIPTQGEHVTVDGWLLEVTDVDTRAIHGVRLCRPGGPETSDTSTDNTEQPPADQSSAGSTEQPAAGPVDQGRAEASEPAVTPEQRNPTGGRTVLDGTRR; translated from the coding sequence GTGCAGAGCTACTGGAGCCAGCTGGCCCTGGTCGGAGTCCTGATCGTGATCAACGCGATCTTCGCCGGTAGTGAACTGGCACTGGTGTCGCTGCGGGACAGCCAGGTCCAGCGGCTGGAGCGCACCGGCCGGGCCGGGCGGGTGCTGGCCCGGCTGGCCCGGGACCCGAACCGATTCCTGGCCACCATCCAGATCGGCATCACCCTGGCCGGCTTCCTCGCCTCGGCCGCCGCCGCGGTCTCGCTGGCCCGGCCGCTGGTGCCGCTGCTGGACGACATCTTCGGCCGGGCCGCGGAGATGGTCGCGGTCGTCCTGGTCACGCTGGTGTTGACCTTCGTCACCCTGGTCTTCGGCGAGCTCGCCCCGAAGCGGATCGCGATGCAGGTGCCGGAGCGGTGGGCACTGCTGGTCGCCCGCCCGCTCGACCTGCTCGCCACCCTCACCCGACCGGTGGTCTGGGTGCTCGGCGCCACCAGCGACCTGGTGGTACGGCTGTTCGGGCTCGACCCGAAGCCGGAGCCGGACGAGATCAGCCCCGACGAACTGCGCGACATCGTCTCCGGCCACCACGGCTTCACCAAGGAACAGCAGACCATCATCGCCGGCGCGGTGGAGATCGCCGACCGGCGGCTGCGCGCGGTGCTGGTGCCCCGGCTGCGGGTCTTCTGCCTGGACAGCGGCACCACCGCCGAGGACGCCCGGCTGGTGCTCGCCGCGTCCGGGCACTCCCGGGCGCCGGTGGTCCGGCACGGCGGGCTGGACGAGGCGGTCGGCGTCATCCACCTGCGCGACCTGGTGGGCGTCCGCGACGACCGGCCGGTCGACGAGTACGTGCGCCCGCCGATGCTGCTGCCCGACTCGGTGCCGGTGGTCGACGCGCTGCGCCAGTTCAAGGCCGAACGCCAGCACATGGCGCTGGTGGTGGACGAGCGGGGCGCCGTGGACGGCATCGTCACGCTGGAGGACATCCTGGAGGAGATCGTCGGCGAGATCTACGACGAGACCGACCGGGACGTGTACGAGGTGCGTACCGAGGCGGACGGCGCACTGCTGCTGCCCGGCACCTTCCCGGTGCACGACCTGCCCGACATCGCCGTCGAGCTGCCCGGCCGCCCGGACGGTGACTACACCACCATCGCCGGGCTGGTGCTGGCCGCGCTCGGGCGCATCCCGACCCAGGGCGAGCACGTCACCGTGGACGGCTGGCTGTTGGAGGTCACCGACGTCGACACCCGGGCCATCCACGGGGTGCGGCTGTGCCGCCCCGGTGGCCCGGAGACCTCGGACACGTCGACCGACAACACCGAGCAGCCCCCGGCCGACCAGTCGTCGGCCGGCTCGACGGAGCAGCCGGCGGCCGGCCCGGTGGACCAGGGCCGGGCGGAGGCGTCGGAGCCGGCGGTGACGCCGGAGCAGCGGAACCCGACCGGCGGGCGGACCGTGCTGGACGGGACCCGGCGCTGA